GAGAGTTTAGCGGAAAGCCTGAAAAAAGATCCTGATCTGGCATATCAAATGGGCTTGGCACCGGTGTTAAAAAAAACAGATGACGGTAAAACAGAAGAAACCCGCCTGCTGCTGCTCATCGATCAACTGGAAGAGCTGTTTACCCATACCTCTTTGACCAAAGAGACGGTTACACAGTTCATCCAGGCCATTCAGGTGCTGTCCGGAACCGGCAGGATCCGGATTCTGGCCACCCTGCGCAGTGATTTTTATGCCCGCCTTCAAGAGTATCCCCGCCTGGTTGAGCTCAAGCAAGGCCAGGGTCAGTATGACCTGCTTCCCCCGGGAAAAGCCCATATTCACCGCATCATCACCGAACCTGCCTGGCTGGCCGGCATCCAGTTTGAGGAAGATCTTCAGACCGGCGAACGTCTGGACCAGCGGATATTAAACGATGCCATTGATCATCCCGAAGCCCTGCCCCTTTTGGAATATACGATGCGGGAGCTGTTTGAAAACCGGACACAGGAAGGAATGTTGACCTTTAAATTATACGAGGCCTTAGGGGGCGTGGAAGGTGCGCTTGGCAAGCGGGCGGAACAGATCTGGCAGCAACTGCCGGAGCCAACGCAAAACATCGTCCCCAAACTGTTCCGAGCCCTGGTCACGGTCAGTGAAGACCAGGAATACACCAGCCAGCCCATGATCCTGAATGACTATCTGGATGTCTCCGGTGGACAGCAAAATGATCTGCAGTTGGCTCTGGAAGTGTTTGTCCAGGCCCGGCTGCTCATCAGTCATAAAACCCAAGGTGATCAGGTGGTGATCCGTCTGGCCCATGAAGCATTGATCCGCTGCTGGCCCCGATTGAACCAGTGGCTTATGGATGCCAGAGAGTTCCTTCAAGCCCGGACCAGACTGGACCAGGCCTTGAAACACTGGCTGGAAAAGGATCGTCCCAAAGATCTGCTGCTGCCCGAAGGCATAGCCATAGAGGAAGCCATGGTCCTTCAGATCAAATGGTCGAATGAGCTGACAGCCGAGCAGATGGATTATATCGAAAGATCTGCAAAATACTATGAAAAGAAGAGAAAGAAACGTGTTCAAAATTTTCAAATCGCCAGTGTCGTCTTTCTGATCCTGGCGGTTGTTTCGATAATTGCAGGAGGGATTGCATGGAAAAAAACTAATGCCGTCAAACAGGAGAAACAAATTGCTATAGAACAAATGAACAGAGCAGATCAGGCAGCTGAAAATGCATTAATTCAGTCACGAATTGCCGAACAAAAATCGAAAGAGGCTGAACTGAGAGCCAGAGAGGCCACTGAAAACCTAAAAAAGGCCCGTCACAATTTTGGGATTATTTATTATGAGAAATTGAAAAAGGCTTTGAGACAGGATGTTCTCAACTACAATGAAGCACATTTATGCGCATTGTACGCAATAGAGAATATTGATCCTGAAAAAGGGGAAAAAGAGACGATCTTTGCCAAAACTGTTGTGGATAACGTTCGATCTAATCCCTTGATCCATTCTGCTGTTACCAATGCCCACCATGATTCGGCAATCAGGGTGGTGACATTCTCTCCCGACGGCAAAACTATAGCTTCATCTTCAAGCGACAGCATGATTCACATGTGGAATATCGATTCAGGAAAGCTTATCGGAACACTTTTATTTGAAGAACACAAAAAAATCAACGATCTAAGCTTTTCTCCGGACGGGAATACACTTGTTTCAGCTTGCGCCAACGGGATGGTTGTATTGTGGGACGTGGTTTCCAAAAAAGTCAAAACAGAATTTACAAAACGTGAAAGCGGCATTGAAATTGTTATTTTTTCGCCTGATGGCAGAACAATTACGTCTGGTTTATCAGATGGGACCATCAAATTGTGGGATGTGGTTTCCGGCACGCCCACAATGACCCTTACAGGGCATGATAGCACAGTAACCAGCTTATGTTATTCACTGGATGGGAAGACACTTGCATCCGGCTCAACAGACAAAACCATCAGATTGTGGGATGTCAAATCTGGAAATTTGAAAAAAACTTATATAGGACATTCCGGAGTCACTCAGTCTGTATTTTATTCTCCTGACGGGAAGGGGCTTTGCTCAGCTTCGTCAGATAGAACCATCCGAGTATGGAATGGAGTGGATAAAACAACGGTTAGCCTGAAAGATGAAGCATATCAAGAACCCCGGAAGCTGCCAAAAGGCCCAAGGCCCATGGCTTTCTCCCCGGGCGGGAAAATCCTTGCATCATGTGTTGAGGGGAGGACAATCCGACTGTGGGATGCGGTTTCTGGAAAACTCCAAAAAAGGCTAAATGGACACACCTCAGTAGTTACGAGCCTTAGTTTTTCGCCAGATGGTAAGACATTGGTGTCGGGTTCAATGGATAGAACTATTCGAGTGTGGGATGTAGTCTCCGGAAAAGCCAAATCAGAGTTTTCTGGGCATTTTAACAGTGTTAACAGCATCTCTTTCTCGCCGGATTCCAGAATAATCGCCTCTGGTTCACAGGACGGGAGAGTCATCCTAAGGGATGTGATATCTGGAGAAGTTAAGTCTTATCTTCAGAGTCATGAAAAAGGGGTTAACTGTCTGGCTTTCTCACCAGATGGTGGCACATTAGCATCAGGCTCAACAGACACAACCATTAAATTGTGGAATTTAGATTCCGGCAGGGGGATATTGAGCTTGACCCTCCATGGTCATGCTAAAAGCATCTCAGTGATCACCTTTTCGCCAGATGGAAAACTTCTGGCTTCTGGCGCTAACCGATCTGTCATTATTTGGGATACAGTTTCCGGAAAGTTGAAGGCCGAGTTGAAAACAGACTCCAGAATAGCCGCCTTGAGCTTCTCACCAGATGGTCAAATTCTGGCTTTGGCGTTAAATAACGGTACCATAGTATTATGGAATCCGACTTCCGAGAACCAGAGAATAACCCTTAAAGGAGATGGTTGGGGAAACAGTTTAGATCATATGTGTTTTTCTCCTGACAGCAAAACACTTGCTTCAGCTTCCATCGACGATGGCATGGTTCGATTTTGGGATGTGAACACCGGAGATGCAAAGGGAGTTCTTACAAAAGGCGTTTTCTCAAACTATATGTGCTTTTCCTCCGATGGTCAATTCTT
Above is a window of Desulfotignum balticum DSM 7044 DNA encoding:
- a CDS encoding nSTAND1 domain-containing NTPase, whose product is MKTIRIFISSPGDVQEEREKAREVIRRLQRRYLGRLELLSLLWEDLPLSADTSFQEGIDWVISHDRGIDIAVFILWSRLGSPLGKRITRTDGSLYRSGTEREFDLMLRARDACLEKEGPGRPQILAYFRSDEEGFHRIQRGKSTRDLKQMVEQREQVEHFIQEHFYDADTGTNIRAFHSFDAPATFANRLRVHLQNVLDEIVKESAVPAQGWDISEKGAPYRGLEVFDVAHEQIFFGREQEISDIQVALDHQAKAGHAFVLIVGASGSGKSSLARAGVIPALKYFETGAVHYRYAVMTPGQYASDLFSGLARTLVSETALPEYAGTGQSIESLAESLKKDPDLAYQMGLAPVLKKTDDGKTEETRLLLLIDQLEELFTHTSLTKETVTQFIQAIQVLSGTGRIRILATLRSDFYARLQEYPRLVELKQGQGQYDLLPPGKAHIHRIITEPAWLAGIQFEEDLQTGERLDQRILNDAIDHPEALPLLEYTMRELFENRTQEGMLTFKLYEALGGVEGALGKRAEQIWQQLPEPTQNIVPKLFRALVTVSEDQEYTSQPMILNDYLDVSGGQQNDLQLALEVFVQARLLISHKTQGDQVVIRLAHEALIRCWPRLNQWLMDAREFLQARTRLDQALKHWLEKDRPKDLLLPEGIAIEEAMVLQIKWSNELTAEQMDYIERSAKYYEKKRKKRVQNFQIASVVFLILAVVSIIAGGIAWKKTNAVKQEKQIAIEQMNRADQAAENALIQSRIAEQKSKEAELRAREATENLKKARHNFGIIYYEKLKKALRQDVLNYNEAHLCALYAIENIDPEKGEKETIFAKTVVDNVRSNPLIHSAVTNAHHDSAIRVVTFSPDGKTIASSSSDSMIHMWNIDSGKLIGTLLFEEHKKINDLSFSPDGNTLVSACANGMVVLWDVVSKKVKTEFTKRESGIEIVIFSPDGRTITSGLSDGTIKLWDVVSGTPTMTLTGHDSTVTSLCYSLDGKTLASGSTDKTIRLWDVKSGNLKKTYIGHSGVTQSVFYSPDGKGLCSASSDRTIRVWNGVDKTTVSLKDEAYQEPRKLPKGPRPMAFSPGGKILASCVEGRTIRLWDAVSGKLQKRLNGHTSVVTSLSFSPDGKTLVSGSMDRTIRVWDVVSGKAKSEFSGHFNSVNSISFSPDSRIIASGSQDGRVILRDVISGEVKSYLQSHEKGVNCLAFSPDGGTLASGSTDTTIKLWNLDSGRGILSLTLHGHAKSISVITFSPDGKLLASGANRSVIIWDTVSGKLKAELKTDSRIAALSFSPDGQILALALNNGTIVLWNPTSENQRITLKGDGWGNSLDHMCFSPDSKTLASASIDDGMVRFWDVNTGDAKGVLTKGVFSNYMCFSSDGQFLALETNDYSDSVRIASVQLWDMASQKLILTLKGYPGNYRSMQFSPDGKILAIGSDDGTLQLWDLSPKNNVVQLKGGGIVSELVFSHDGTTLASRQREGIIRLLDLSSQKVKDMSLHGHWIDFQALSPDCKLVALGSNNTVRLQNLISGREQVSLAGHSAGLKSLKFSFDGQILAAWFEEGVIQLWNTSSGKLKTTIKGQSGEIISLFFSPDADLLASNVNGTLQLWDVSSSQEKYVLKNPPNDFSAGAFSTDGRILASGSVNGRIRLWKLNTGEIKKVIIGHSEAVKTLAFSPDNQFLISSDKNEVQIWNLASGELIKRFVEYDSISTVSLSTDGQTLALGLEEETIVFRDLSYIYSDNTLPAQEIEIKKTEFNMETSAFSLRPIKKSPNLYGEKNCPPKWSKKNPFSWLAQAESGDGKAMLQMGNLYLQDNRFDLARYWFQKAKQVGFPYAEERLIVLSQIIKTHKADGLLNGIETDIKQKNWDAAIKKCEELLFLDILSEYALWARGWIYDNVLHKPALAELNYRQVIHFMTDFPEAYDRLGWVILLQGRFSEALPFIQQAWELDSHSGDASALHLGHAYLLTGNVNKAGSIYQKYLNKNQTLSPGERDGLLADFDIFIQNGWQPEACRKWRQWFEAAFSEQKHASVRDKERETR